CGGCCCTGGTAGTGCCGCTTGCATGGAGGCGCACACGAACTGTTATGGCAGGCATCATCATTGCCGTTGTGGCCATTGCGCAATGGGCCCTGGCCGTGCAGCCCATGCCCTCCAACATTGCCGTTCCTCTCATTGTGTATCCGCTGGCCGCCTTCGGCCCCCGTTGGGCCAGCCTGGGCGGGCTCGGGCTGGCACTCATGGGCGCCGTCATGCTCGTGACCCGCTACTTTTACAACCTCACCTCCGCCTCGCTGGTTGACTTGCCCTACGGCGCCGTGTTGATTCTGGTGGTTTGGGTGCTGGTGCTCTTCAGCTGGACGGCCGGGGACCTGACCCGGACCAAGCGCCTGCGCGAACAGGCCCTGGCGGACCGCGCGTACCGGCTGGAAATTGAGGCCCAGCACGAACGCGAGCTGGCCTCCAGCGACGAACGCGCCCACATCGCCCGCGAAATGCACGACATCGTGGCCCATTCCCTCTCCGTGATCATCACTCAGGCCGACGGCGCCCGCTACGCCGCCGTGGCCAACCCCGAGATCGCCCCGGCCACCCTGGCCACCATCGCCGAGACCGGCCGGTCCTCTCTGCAGGAAATGCGCCGGCTGCTGGGCGTGCTGCGCGGCGACGAGGACGCGTCCATGCGGCCCCTGCCTGGCCTGGCCGACCTGGATGAGCTGCTGCTGGGTATCCGCGCTGCCGGGCTCCCTGTTTCCTTCGATGTCAGGGGCGAGCCGCGCCGGATGCTGCCGGCCGGCGCCGAGCTGACTGCGTACCGTGTGGTCCAGGAGGGCCTGACCAATGTCATCAAACACGCCGGCCCCAAAGTCGTGGCCACCGTGAGGTTGAACTGGACCGCCCGGGGGCTGGAAGTGTCGGTGACGGACGACGGCAGGGGGGCCTCGGCGTCGTTCGTTGACACCGGCCCCCTCCCCACGTACGACGGCGGCACCCCCACAGCGCCCAAGCCCACCACTGCTGGCGGGAACGGCTTGTGTGGCATGGCCGAAAGAGTCAAGCTGTACGACGGAACCCTGAACGCCGGGCCGCTGCCCGGCGGCGGCTTCGGCATCACCGTTCTCATCCCCTACACGGAGACTTAACATGACTTCCAACCCCATCCGCGTCGCCTTGGTCGACGACCAGCAACTGGTCCGTTCCGGATTGGGCATGCTCATCAATTCCCAGCCCGACCTCACGGTTGTGCTCGAAGCCGGGAACGGGATCGAAGCCCTGGCAGGGCTCTCCGCCATCGCCGCCGACGTGGTTCTCATGGACGTGCGTATGCCCGGCATGGACGGCATTGAAACGACCCGCCGGCTCGTGGAACGCACCAAGGCAGCCTCTGCCGGGTCGTGGCTGGCGGAGCTGAAGATCGTGGTGCTGACCACCTTTGACCTGGACGAATACGCGCTGGCCGCCATCCAGGCCGGCGCCAGCGGCTTCCTGCTCAAGGATGCCCCGCCCGAGGAACTGTTGGGCGCCATCAGGACTGTTTTTGCCGGGGACGCCGTGATCGCCCCCTCCACCACGCGGCGGCTGCTGGATCATGTGGCGCCGATGCTCTCGGCACCGAGCCCCGCCAACAAGGCCCACACGGCGGCCGTCGAATCGTTGACGGCCCGCGAACACGAGGTGTTTGAGCTGATTGCCAACGGGCTCTCCAACCCGGAGATAGCCACCCGGTTCTTTGTGTCGGAGGCGACCGTCAAAACCCATGTGGGCCACATCCTGGCCAAGCTCCACGCCCGCGACCGGGTGCAGGTGGTGGTCATCGCCTATGAGACCGGGATCGTCACCCCGCGCTGACCCGAAGGGGTTAACCCTTGACCGCTCCCGCGGTGAGGCCTTGGACGATGAACTTGCTGGCGAAGGCGAAGATCACCAGCGTCGGGACAACCGTCAGCACGGCTGCGGCGGACATTGAACCCCAGTCGATGTTGAAGCTGGAGATGAAACCGGCCAGCGCGGTCGGGATGGTCTTGTTTTCGTCGGAGTTCATCAGGGTCACGGACAGGAACAACTCGTTCCAGCAGTTGACGAAGTTGAAGATGAAGCTGGCGGCGATGCCAGGCATCATGACGGGGACAAGGACCCTGAACAGCGCGCTGAGCCGGGAGCAGCCGTCAATCATGGCCGCCTCCTCCAACGCATCGGGCACGTTTTCGAAGAAGCCGCGCAGCATGATGGTGCAGAACGGTATGCAAATGGCGATGTACACCAGGATCAGACCGGTCTTGGAATCGACAAGGTCGAAGTTTGTCATCATCATGTATAGCGGGCCAAGGGCGATAAATCCTGGGATCATCTGGGTCAGCAGGAACGCGGCCATGACGGCGCCCCTGCCGGCGAAATGAAAGCGGGCCAGGACGTAGGCGGAGAGCAACGAGATCAGCGTCGCCACGGTAGACGCCACGGTCGCCACGACGAGGCTGTTGATCATGTACCGGCCGAAGTCGCTCTTGGTGAACAAGCCGATGTAGTTCTCGAAAGAGAGTTCCTTGGGCCAGTAATCCAGGGGTAGCGAATAGATGGTACCCGGGGCCTTGAGGGAGGTGACGACGATCCAGTACAGCGGGAATATCGTGACGATCAGGCAGATGCCAAGGAAAACTAATTTGCTGACCCGGCCAAAGGCGGTTTGTTTGTCAATCATCGGTTTGCCTTTCGGGGGCGCATGGCCATCAGGTAGAAGACTGCGAACAGCATCAAAGTGAAGATCACGATGAGTCCCAGTGCCGATGCCTGGCCGTAATCGCCTTCCTGCGTAATTTTGATCATGTAGGTGGTGATGATGTGCGTCTGGTCCGCCGGACCGCCGCCCGTCATGGCCCAGATGATGTCAGGGAAGTTGAAGATCCAGATGATGCGCAGCAGGATCGTCAAGCCAAGCGTCACGGCAATGGCTGGCAGCGTGATGCTGAACAGCGTGCGAATCTTGCCTGCGCCGTCGATCGCCGCGGCCTCATACATTTCATCCGATACCGATTGCAGTGCCGCCAGGATCATGATTGCGAAGAACGTCACGCCGTACCAAATGTTGGCAATGATGATTGCCGTCATGGCAAAGCCGGGCTCCGCCAGCCATGGGATGTGCGTTTGGATGATGCCCGCCTTCATCAGCAGGTCGTTGACCACGCCGAACTCGGCATTGAACATCCAGCGGAAAAGCATGCCGATGAGGAAACCTGACACGGCCCAAGGGAAGAAGATCAACGCCTGGTAGCCGCTGCGGAACCTGAACTTGCGCTTCAGGAACAGGGCCAGGGCGAAACCGATGACAACCTGTGGCACAAGTGAGCCAACAACCCACACCACGGTGTTGCGGACGATCGTGCCAAATTCCGGATTCTCAAACAACGTGATGAAGTTGCCCCAGCCAACCCAGGACGTGTCGGAAAGGTCATTGAGGTTCCAGTTCCTGAACGCCATCTGGCTTCCGGAAATCATGGGGTAATAGGTGAAGATTGCAACGAAAATGGCTGCTGGCGCCATAAAGGCTGCCATGGTCCAGGCAGTTCGGGAGTTGTAACGCCTCTTCCTGCGGTACTCCGGGGACGGCCCGGGTGGTGCGCTGACCGTTTCCGGTCTGCGCACCACCGTCCGCTGTGCATTGAAAGCCACGGTGAATTATCCCGCCATCTTTTCGGTCCAGTATGAATCCCAGCTGGCCAGCAGTTCCTTGGTGGACATCTTGTCCGTGAGGACCCGCTGCAGTTCACCGTCGGACTTCTTGATCCATTCGGTCCACCAGGCAACACCGCGCGGCTGGACGGCCGATATGTAGGTGTCGGGATTTTCTGTCATTGTCACGTAGGCGGCCCACGGGCCCGTGCTGTAGAACGGGTCCTTTGCAGCCGATTTCAGGATAGGGACAAGGCTGTTGTCTTTGCTGAAGGTGGTCGCCGGTTCGCCCTGCGCCAGGTACTTGATCAGCTTGACGGCCTCGGGCTTGTGGGCGCTACTTTCGGCAATGCCCCAACCCGCGGACGCCACCGGCTGGATGGCCTTGCCCGTGGGGCCGACCAGCAGCGGTGCAACATTCCACTGGTCTTCCTTGACGGAGGTGGATTCCTTGATTGTTGCAATCACTTCGGGGTCCTGTAGCAGGAACGCTGTGGAGCCGTTGCTGAAGCCCTGCACCATTTCCGGGTAGCCCCAGGCAACTGACGACGGTGGCGAGCCCTTCTTGAACAGTTTCATGTAGTCGTCCATGGCCGTCTGCGCCTCAGGGGCGGAGAAGATGGTCTTGCCGTTGTTCAGCAGGAACGCGTTTTCCTTGTTGACCTGGTCCGCTGTGTAGGCCTCGATGACTGCCACTGCGTTTGAGTTGGCGTTGGGGCCGCCGCGGAATGCGTATCCGAACTTGTTGGCCGAGGGGTCGTTGAGCTTCTCGGCCTGGTTGATCAGGTCCTTCCAGCTCGACGGCGGGCCGCTGAACCCTGCGGCCTTGACAAGGTCCGTCCGGTAGAACAGGGACAGTCCGTAGAAGCCGTAGGGGATGTAGTAGGTCTTGTCGTCCTGTTTTGAGTAGTTCACAGCGTTGTCGGTCAGGTCGGCCCAGCCATTCCAACCCTTCAGGTCGGCGCTCATGTCGTAGAGCCACTTGTTGGCGCCGAAGGAACCGACGGTGATGTCGCGGGCCTCCACAACGTCTATGCCCTTGCCCGACTGCAGCATCTGCTGGATCTTCTGGTCGGCAGAGTCGGTGGGAGGCGAAATCAGGTCAACCTTGATGGTGGGGTTGTCCTTTTCGAAGCCCGCGAGAAGCTTCTTGATGGTGTCGGTGCGTGTGGGGTTTGTCAGACTTTCAACCATTTTCAGGGTGACCTGGCCATTGGCGGCGTCCTTGCCGCCAGCGCCGCCGCATCCGGAGAGTGCCAGGACGGCTGCCACACCCAGTGCGGCTATGGTCGTGAGTTTGGATTTCATGGATGACCTTTCATAGGGGTGTGAAGCAGAGATTGTTTTTTGTTCAGGAAAGTTCGGCCAATTCCCTTGTCAGCGGGCCTGGGCGAGCTTGGCAAGGGCGGGGACGGCACGCTCGGCGAATGCTTCGTAGTCGGCTGGGGTGTTGTATAGGTGGGTGGACAGCCGGAGGTAGCCTGCTCCGCCAAAGGTGGTGATGGCCGTTTCAAAGTCGAGCACGTCGGAAATGAGTGCCCGCACCGCGTGTGAGTCCTCATGGGTTTCGGCAAGGCCACGCGGCAGCCTGATCAGCCGGAGCGGATCAACAGGCATCCCCACGCCCACCGACGCGTCCTCCCCCGTCAGGGCCGAGAAGGCATGCTGCACAATGTGCTGGCCGTAGTCGCCGAGGGAGGCGGCGTAGCTGCGGAACCCATCCCATCCATATCTGGCTTCCACCGTGTCAAACGCCGTCCTTGCCGACATCCATGACGTGATGTCCTGGGTACCAACGTGGTCGAAGCTCTCGGGGAAGACATGGGGGAAGCCCCACGAATCTATCAAGGGCTCCAGGTAGCGGCGGAACGCCCCGCGCGCCACCAGCGCCGCCGTGCCACGCGGGGCGCAGGCAAACTTGTGCAGGTTTCCGACCCAGAACCCGTCAAAGTCGGGAACGGGTTCGGCAAGCACACCTGGTGCGTGGGCGCCGTCGACAAGTACGGGAACCCCAAGCTTCCCCGCTGCCGCGGCAATCTCCACGACGGGGA
This region of Arthrobacter alpinus genomic DNA includes:
- a CDS encoding sensor histidine kinase, which codes for MHPLYEWFRRHRFAVDFVLMAVLWLTVMPFSLMTTGATADSVPHIAGGMVFTTALVVPLAWRRTRTVMAGIIIAVVAIAQWALAVQPMPSNIAVPLIVYPLAAFGPRWASLGGLGLALMGAVMLVTRYFYNLTSASLVDLPYGAVLILVVWVLVLFSWTAGDLTRTKRLREQALADRAYRLEIEAQHERELASSDERAHIAREMHDIVAHSLSVIITQADGARYAAVANPEIAPATLATIAETGRSSLQEMRRLLGVLRGDEDASMRPLPGLADLDELLLGIRAAGLPVSFDVRGEPRRMLPAGAELTAYRVVQEGLTNVIKHAGPKVVATVRLNWTARGLEVSVTDDGRGASASFVDTGPLPTYDGGTPTAPKPTTAGGNGLCGMAERVKLYDGTLNAGPLPGGGFGITVLIPYTET
- a CDS encoding response regulator; protein product: MTSNPIRVALVDDQQLVRSGLGMLINSQPDLTVVLEAGNGIEALAGLSAIAADVVLMDVRMPGMDGIETTRRLVERTKAASAGSWLAELKIVVLTTFDLDEYALAAIQAGASGFLLKDAPPEELLGAIRTVFAGDAVIAPSTTRRLLDHVAPMLSAPSPANKAHTAAVESLTAREHEVFELIANGLSNPEIATRFFVSEATVKTHVGHILAKLHARDRVQVVVIAYETGIVTPR
- a CDS encoding carbohydrate ABC transporter permease; this encodes MIDKQTAFGRVSKLVFLGICLIVTIFPLYWIVVTSLKAPGTIYSLPLDYWPKELSFENYIGLFTKSDFGRYMINSLVVATVASTVATLISLLSAYVLARFHFAGRGAVMAAFLLTQMIPGFIALGPLYMMMTNFDLVDSKTGLILVYIAICIPFCTIMLRGFFENVPDALEEAAMIDGCSRLSALFRVLVPVMMPGIAASFIFNFVNCWNELFLSVTLMNSDENKTIPTALAGFISSFNIDWGSMSAAAVLTVVPTLVIFAFASKFIVQGLTAGAVKG
- a CDS encoding carbohydrate ABC transporter permease, whose amino-acid sequence is MAFNAQRTVVRRPETVSAPPGPSPEYRRKRRYNSRTAWTMAAFMAPAAIFVAIFTYYPMISGSQMAFRNWNLNDLSDTSWVGWGNFITLFENPEFGTIVRNTVVWVVGSLVPQVVIGFALALFLKRKFRFRSGYQALIFFPWAVSGFLIGMLFRWMFNAEFGVVNDLLMKAGIIQTHIPWLAEPGFAMTAIIIANIWYGVTFFAIMILAALQSVSDEMYEAAAIDGAGKIRTLFSITLPAIAVTLGLTILLRIIWIFNFPDIIWAMTGGGPADQTHIITTYMIKITQEGDYGQASALGLIVIFTLMLFAVFYLMAMRPRKANR
- a CDS encoding ABC transporter substrate-binding protein; this encodes MKSKLTTIAALGVAAVLALSGCGGAGGKDAANGQVTLKMVESLTNPTRTDTIKKLLAGFEKDNPTIKVDLISPPTDSADQKIQQMLQSGKGIDVVEARDITVGSFGANKWLYDMSADLKGWNGWADLTDNAVNYSKQDDKTYYIPYGFYGLSLFYRTDLVKAAGFSGPPSSWKDLINQAEKLNDPSANKFGYAFRGGPNANSNAVAVIEAYTADQVNKENAFLLNNGKTIFSAPEAQTAMDDYMKLFKKGSPPSSVAWGYPEMVQGFSNGSTAFLLQDPEVIATIKESTSVKEDQWNVAPLLVGPTGKAIQPVASAGWGIAESSAHKPEAVKLIKYLAQGEPATTFSKDNSLVPILKSAAKDPFYSTGPWAAYVTMTENPDTYISAVQPRGVAWWTEWIKKSDGELQRVLTDKMSTKELLASWDSYWTEKMAG
- a CDS encoding aminotransferase class V-fold PLP-dependent enzyme yields the protein MSIPALTAPSPLLTPEGAPAISDWSITPGKVHLNHGSYGAVPLAAQQQQLRLKVEMDQNPCTWFMGQAATLAGTRVGIAEFLRVPHEDMALVINASAGVSAVYNSLPFADGAEIVTTDHAYGAVLEGAKRIARKHNGKVQVASVPLDADAALVLELVMAQVNDRTALIVIDQITSATARRFPVVEIAAAAGKLGVPVLVDGAHAPGVLAEPVPDFDGFWVGNLHKFACAPRGTAALVARGAFRRYLEPLIDSWGFPHVFPESFDHVGTQDITSWMSARTAFDTVEARYGWDGFRSYAASLGDYGQHIVQHAFSALTGEDASVGVGMPVDPLRLIRLPRGLAETHEDSHAVRALISDVLDFETAITTFGGAGYLRLSTHLYNTPADYEAFAERAVPALAKLAQAR